The genome window GCGGTCTCGACAAGCGTTTGCAGGATAAGATCAATATCCCATTCCACATCGCAGAAGATCCATTGCACAGTGTTGCCAAGGGTGCTGGTATTGCGTTGAAGAATGTAGACCGATTCTCATTCTTGATGAGATAATCAGAACTTATTCTAATAGTAAGAATAAAGTATGCGCAACCTTTTAGAGTTTTTAGCGAAATACAACCATTGGTTTGTCTTCCTGATTCTTGAGGTGGTGAGTATGGTGCTGTTGTTTCAGTATAACAGCTATCAGGGCAGTGCCTGGTTCTCCTCGGCTAATGCCGTAACGGGTAAGTTGTATGAATGGGATGCGAATGTAGAAACATTCTTCTCACTTACCAAGGTGAACCAGGAACTGACACAGCGCAATGCATATCTCGAACAGGAGGTGCAGAAACTTTCCGACAGTCTCGTGAGCGTGACCAAGGATAGCAGCATCTACCATCGTGACCAATTTGCATTGCTGAGAAACTATCGTCTGATTCCGGCTAAGGTAGTGGCGAATAGTGTCGATAAACCCGGCAACCTGATGACAATTGACAAGGGTAGCGCGGATGGCATCCACAAGGATATGGGTGTAATCAGCGGTACGGGTGTTGTGGGTATCGTGTATCTGGTGGCAGAACATTACGCTATCGTGATTCCGGTATTGAACACGAAGTCGAACATCAGTTGTATGATTCAGAATAGAGGCTATTTTGGCTATCTGCGCTGGAAGGGTGGTGTGTCTGACCTTGCCTATCTGGAAGAGGTGCCACGTCATGCTCACTTTAAATTGGGTGACTATGTGGTAACGAGTGGCTATTCCGCAGTATTCCCTCCTGGAGTGAGAGTAGGCAGGATATTGCACGTGTTCAACTCCGCCGATGGACTGTCGTATCGCGTACAACTTCGCCTCTCTACCGATTTTGCCCGTCTGCGTGATGTATGTGTAATTGATGATGCCGCCATGAAAGAGCGGTTGGAGATTATGCGTGCAGCACAGGATAGCATCGCAACAAATGGAGACAATAATCAATAATGACGTATAGTAAGAGGATATAAAAAGCAATGAGTATAGATTTAGTGAAAAGACTAGCTACCTTTGTGGTGCTCGTGCTGGTACAGGGATTGGTGTTTAATCATATTCATCTATTCAATTGTGCCACCCCCTTGCTGTATATCATTATGGTACTGCATTTCCGCCGCAACCATCCTAAATGGGCGGTGTTATTGTGGTGCTTTATGATGGGGCTTTGTGTGGACGTATTTGCCAATACGCCAGGTGTTGCAGCAGCTTCGATGACTGCCGTAGGACTGCTACAACCTTATTTGTTTGAACTTTTCGTACCGCGTGACAGCGCCGACGATCTGGAACCGTCCATGCGTTCTATCGGCGTAGGTGCATATTGCTGGTACGTATTCTTCATCATTCTCGTTTATAATCTATTGTTCTTTACACTCGAAACATTCAATTTCTTTAATTGGGTTCACTGGTTGGAATGTATAGGCGGAAGTACGGTTATCACTTATATATTGGTGATGGCGACAGAACGTTTCAGAAAGTAAGATTCCGGATAAGTGATGAGAGAGAAAAGAACACGATTTTTAGTTTGCTATATATAATAAGGTATGTTGGATTACAATCTTGAAAAACGTAGATTCGTTATCGGTGGAGTGGCCATAGCTATTGTGGTCATTTACATGATTCGTCTGTTTACGCTTCAGATTATGAGCGACGACTACAAGAAGAATGCCGACAGTAATGCCTTCTTGAAGCATATTGAGTTTCCCGCCCGTGGTGCCATTTACGACCGTAATGGTAAGCTGTTGGTGTATAATCAGCCGTCTTACGATCTGATGGTGGTCATGAACGAGGAGAGCGGCAGGCTTGATACGATGGATTTCTGTAATTCGCTGGGTATCACGAAAGAGTTTTTTATCAAGCGAATGAACGATATCAAGGACCGCTCTAAAAACCCGGGCTATTCGCGCTATACCCAGCAGCTTTTTATGGGACAGCTGAGCGACCGGGATTTCAGTGTGTTCCAGGAGAAGATGTTCCGATTCCCCGGTTTCTATGTCCAGAAACGTACCGTCAGAGAATATACCTACCCTTATGCAGCCCATGTGCTGGGTGATGTGGGTGAGGTTTCGCAAAGCGATATTGAAGATGATGACTACTATCAGGCTGGTGACTATATCGGAAAACTGGGTATCGAGAAGTTTTATGAGAAGCAGCTGCGTGGTGAGAAGGGTGTGAAGATCATGCTGAGAGATGCCCACGGAAGAATACAGGGTAGCTATCAGAATGGTAAACTCGACCAGAAACCTGTGGCTGGAAAGGACTTGACGCTGGGATTGGATGTCAAGTTGCAAGCCTTGGGCGAACGTCTGCTCCAGGGTAAAATCGGCAGTATCGTTGCCATCGATCCTAGAACGGGCGATGTGCTGGCTATGGTTTCTTCTCCTTCTTACGATCCAAGACGTCTGGTGGGTAGAAACCGCGGCAAGATGCACAAGTGGCTCTCGCAGAATCCTTGGAAACCGCTCCTGAACCGTAGTATTCAGGGACAGTATCCTCCGGGTTCTACCTTTAAGACCAGCCAGGCGCTGACCTATCTTACTGAAGGTATCATCACACCGGGAACAGCATTCCCATGTAATCATGGTTTCTCTTATAAGGGTCTGCATGTAGGCTGTCATGGTCACCCGTCGCCTATTTCGCTGGTTGATGCCATCAGTACCTCTTGTAACGGTTACTTCTGTTGGGGTCTTTACTATATGATAGGTAACCGCAAGAAGTATGGCAGCGTACAGAATGCGATGACCGTATGGAAAAATTATATGGTGAGCATGGGATTCGGCTATAAGTTGGGCATCGACTTGCCTGGCGAGAAACGCGGTCTGATTCCGAATGCACAGTTCTATGATAAGGCTTACAATGGTTCATGGAACGGACTGACGGTAATCAGTATTTCTATCGGTCAGGGTGAGGTTAACCTCACGCCGTTGCAGATAGCCAACCTGGGTGCTACCATTGCCAACAGGGGATACTATTATGTGCCTCATGTAGTGAGAAAGGTGAAGGGTGAACCGCTTGATACGCTCTATACCCGACGCCATTATACCAAGGCTTCCCGACGGGCTTACAACTATGTGGTAGCCGGTATGAGAAGTTCGGCGCTGAAGGGAACCTGTAAGCTGCTCGGCCGCTACGATTTCGAAGCTTGCGGCAAGACGGGTACGGCACAGAACCGTGGTCATGACCACTCTGTATTCATGGGCTTTGCTCCGATGAACAACCCGAAGATTGCCATTGCCGTGTATGTAGAAAATGGTGGTTGGGGTGCTGACTATGGTGTGCCTATCGGTGGTCTGATGATGGAACAGTATCTCAAGGGTAAGTTATCTCCTGATTCTGAGCGCAGGGCTGCAGAGATGCAGGCCCGTAGAATCGCCTACGGATTAAGCAGTAGATAGTTTTCAGTTAATAGTTGATAGTTTATAGATTATGATCGATAATAAACAACCTAGTGTGCTTGCTTCACTTGACTGGTGGACGATAGGTCTTTATCTGGCACTCCTCATCTTCGGATGGGTGAGCGTCTGTGGAGCCAGCTATAACTATGGTGACAACGAGATATTCAGTCTGGGTGCCCGCTCGGGTATGCAGATTATATGGATTGGCACATCCATAGCACTGGGATTGGTAATCCTGCTGCTTGATGACCGGTTTTACGATACCTTCTCGTATGTCATCTATGGCGTCCTGATACTCTTGCTCTTTGCTACGATATTCAATCCGCATAGCATCAAGGGTTCCCACTCCTGGCTGGTGTTGGGACCGCTCCGACTGCAACCGGCTGAGTTTGGTAAGTTTGCTACGGCTCTGGCGGTAGCCAAGTTTATGTCAAGCTATGGTTTCAGTATGCAGAACCTGAAGCATTTCATGGCAGCCGTAGGCATTATCGTTCTGCCGATGCTCTGCATCGTAGGTCAGCGCGAAACGGGTTCTGCCTTGGTTTATCTTTCATTCTTCCTCATGCTTTACCGCGAAGGAATGCCGGGTGCCATTCTCTTTACCGGCGTGTCGATGGTGGCTTACTTCGTAGTGGGTGTGAAGTATGAGAACGTGATGATGTGGGATACCTATACTTCTGTGGGTAAGTTTGTCGTGCTTCTACTGGTGCAGATTTTTACGGCTGGCATGGTGAACTCCTATACGGGCGACAGGAAACAGGCACTGATGATTCTTGCCTATTCGGTAGGCATTACGCTGCTCTTCGTGCTCTTTTCTACCTATGTCATTCCGTTCGACATTGTGTGGATCCAGCTCTTCCTGTGTGCTATGCTCATCGGATTCCTGGTTTATCAGGGACTGAGAACCCGGTTCCGGAATTACTTCCTCATCTCCATCTTTTCGTTGGGAAGTATCGCTTTCTTCTATTCTGCCGATTATGTGTTGAATCATGTGATGGAACCTCATCAGAGAGTGCGTATCAACGTACTGCTGGGACTGGATGAAGATTTGGCTGGTGCGGGATATAACGTGCATCAGAGTGAGATTGCCATTGGTTCCGGCGGACTTCAGGGAAAAGGTTTCCTCAATGGAACGCAGACCAAGCTGAAGTTCGTGCCTGAGCAGGATACAGACTTTATTTTCTGTACGGTAGGCGAGGAGGAAGGTTTCCTCGGCTCGGCAGGCGTGCTGCTGCTTTTCCTGGCTTTGATATTGCGGTTGATGCATCTGGCTGAGCGGCAACCTTATAAATTCGGGCGTATCTACGGCTATTGTGTCCTGTCGGTATTCCTCTTCCACCTGTTTATTAATGTGGGAATGGTGCTGGGTTTAACACCGGTTATCGGTATTCCGCTGCCGTTCTTCAGTTATGGTGGCAGTTCGTTATGGGGATTCACCATCCTTCTTTTCATCTTCTTGAGAATTGATGCGGGAAGGAACTTAGTGAGAAGTTAAAAAAAAAGAGTGAACAGATTGTTGATGAATCTGTTCACTCTTTTTTTATTGTATCTTTGAAATCTTGATGCCGATGTCACTCACACCGGGCAGGATTTCTCTTTTCATATCATGTCTGATGGCTACGTGTATGGAATCGCCCTGATGCATCTGATAGATGTTGATAGGGAAGTTATACTGATAGTAGCTGATACCCTGTCCTTTGCTCACGCCGTTTTTGTCAATCAGCTGGCAGTTTACCGTATCTATCTTGCATTCGCCAGGTATCTTTCTGTTTCGGTGATAAACCGTCTGTTCTACGATGAGCGTAAGTCCCATGAATGGGTAGGCACCTGTAATGCGAAGTCCCAGGCTTTGTTTGTAATGCCCGGGCTCGAGTAGAGGTGATACTTCGAATGATAGGGTGTCGTTCTTCTCCCATCCTGCAATCGGTGTATGGGCATACTCATCGTATACGGTCGAACCGCTGCAGGCAGAGAGAATGTGAACGATCGCTGTCAAAACGATGAAATAAACAGTCTTTTTCATCTTTTTCTAGCTCCTATTCTTTATTCTTGTGGGGCGTTGTTGCCTTGCGGCTTGTTTCCACCCTGCGGCTTGTTGCCATTCTGCGGCTTGTTGCCCTTGTTAGGTCGTCTGTCGTTTCTTGGCTGGCGGTTGTCACCCTTAGGATGATTGCCCTGATTACGGTTGTCGCGGCGCTGGTTGTTTGGCTTGCCTTCATTCTTCTGAGGTTTGTTGTCGCCATTCTGCGCGCGGTTCTCGTTCTTCTGAGGCTTGTTGTCTCCCTCCTGCTGACGAGGTCCCTTATTCTTATTGTTCTTCTTCTTCTTTTTCTTAGCCTTGTCAAAGCGGCTCAAATCAGCTTCGGCAAGCAGGTCGACTGGCTTGGCTACAGGTTTTGCCTTACCGTCTTCCAGCAGACTCAATGGCTTCTCGCCCTGACGGTTCATTTCGATGATAGCCTTGGCACGCTCGATGCTGATGGTTTCGAGGTTGGAAGCAAGGTTCTTGTCAGAAGAGTAGGTGATAAGACCTGCCAGGATATCCACCTTGAACTGATGGAAATCACCGTCGGCAGTCTGCAGTACGGCATCCTTAGGAGGTAACTTTCTGCTAGCCTCTACATAGCTGTCTACCTCGTAGTTGAGACAGCACTTCAGTTTGGCGCACATACCGGCAAGTTTCTGAGGATTCAGAGAGATGTCCTGGTAGCGTGCTGCATTGGTGCTAACGCTGATGAAGTTCTTCATCCAGGTAGCGCAGCAGAGTTCTCTGCCGCAAGGACCCGTTCCACCGATGCGGCCTGCTTCCTGTCGTGCACCGATCTGTTTCATCTCAATGCGCACATGGAAGGTATCGGCAAGAACCTTGATGAGCTGGCGGAAGTCCACACGTTCGTCAGCGATGTAATAGAAGATAGCCTTGTTGCCGTCTCCCTGATATTCTACATCACCTATTTTCATCTTCAGTCCGAGATCTTTGGCAATCTGGCGGCTCTGGATCATGGTGCCGTGTTCACGGCTCTTAGCCTCCTTGCATTTGTCAAGATCCACCTGCTTGGCGATACGGTAGATACGCTTGATATCATCCTGCGACTTGAGGTTTGCCTTCTTAATCTGGAGTTTTACCAGTCTTCCGGTCAGCGTAACCACACCGATGTCGTGACCCGGGTTAGCCTCTACCGCCACTATATCGCCCTTCTTCAGGTCGAGGTTATTCACATTATGGTAATATCCCTTACGGGTATTCTTGAACTGTACCTCCACGAGGTCAGTACTTTCAGCATTGCCGGGTAGATCGGCAAGCCAGTCGTATGTGTTGAGCTGTCTGTCCTGTCTTCCTACGCCCTTAGCGCACAGACCACGGTCGCAGCCGTTACACATCCTGAATTTCATATTTTTGTAATCCACGATAATCTAATTTATATTGTATAATTTATAATGTACAATGAATAATGACCGGCATCTGCCCCGTTATTCATTTGAATTCTTCACTCTTCACTTCCTTAAAAGGAGAACGATGATTTTGAGCGCCATATCGAAGAAAACGATTTTGGCATTGGCATTTTGCGAAATCATGCGTTTGCTGTCTTCGAAGAGGTTGGAGATGTCAATGATGTTTGCCTCGTTGATGAAGCGGGCAAAGTTCTTGGCAAAGTTCTCCTCATCCTGCGTCATGTAGCTCAGTTCCGGATTCCGGAAGTTGTACATAAAACTTTCTCTGAGCATGTGCATGAAGTAGTCGAGCATGCGTTTCTGCTTTTCTCTTCCGAAGGTTGCTATCACATCGGTCCACTTCTTGAGGTCACCTATCTTGCGCATGTAAGCCAGTCGCATCAGCATGATGAACATGTCGAGATGCTGCCGGTTTTCGTTTCCTGCATCCAGTTCTTCGAGTGCGAGGTTCCAGTTGCCGTTGGCGATACGGGCTATGCGGTGTGCCATGTCTGGCTCCAGCGCTCTCCGTTCTATCAGCGCTTTTTCCATCTCAGCGGTTTCTATCTTCTTGAAGTCGATACGCTGCGTACGGCTTCTGATGGTTTCGAGCAGCAGTTCCGGATTCTCGCTTACCAGCAGGAATAGCGTCTGGCGTGGCGGTTCCTCCAGCAGTTTCAGTATCTTGTTGGCACTCTGTATGTTCATACGTTCCGGGAGCCATATCAGACTTATCTTATATCCGCCCTGACTCGACATCATCA of Segatella copri contains these proteins:
- the mreC gene encoding rod shape-determining protein MreC, which translates into the protein MRNLLEFLAKYNHWFVFLILEVVSMVLLFQYNSYQGSAWFSSANAVTGKLYEWDANVETFFSLTKVNQELTQRNAYLEQEVQKLSDSLVSVTKDSSIYHRDQFALLRNYRLIPAKVVANSVDKPGNLMTIDKGSADGIHKDMGVISGTGVVGIVYLVAEHYAIVIPVLNTKSNISCMIQNRGYFGYLRWKGGVSDLAYLEEVPRHAHFKLGDYVVTSGYSAVFPPGVRVGRILHVFNSADGLSYRVQLRLSTDFARLRDVCVIDDAAMKERLEIMRAAQDSIATNGDNNQ
- the mreD gene encoding rod shape-determining protein MreD encodes the protein MSIDLVKRLATFVVLVLVQGLVFNHIHLFNCATPLLYIIMVLHFRRNHPKWAVLLWCFMMGLCVDVFANTPGVAAASMTAVGLLQPYLFELFVPRDSADDLEPSMRSIGVGAYCWYVFFIILVYNLLFFTLETFNFFNWVHWLECIGGSTVITYILVMATERFRK
- the mrdA gene encoding penicillin-binding protein 2, coding for MLDYNLEKRRFVIGGVAIAIVVIYMIRLFTLQIMSDDYKKNADSNAFLKHIEFPARGAIYDRNGKLLVYNQPSYDLMVVMNEESGRLDTMDFCNSLGITKEFFIKRMNDIKDRSKNPGYSRYTQQLFMGQLSDRDFSVFQEKMFRFPGFYVQKRTVREYTYPYAAHVLGDVGEVSQSDIEDDDYYQAGDYIGKLGIEKFYEKQLRGEKGVKIMLRDAHGRIQGSYQNGKLDQKPVAGKDLTLGLDVKLQALGERLLQGKIGSIVAIDPRTGDVLAMVSSPSYDPRRLVGRNRGKMHKWLSQNPWKPLLNRSIQGQYPPGSTFKTSQALTYLTEGIITPGTAFPCNHGFSYKGLHVGCHGHPSPISLVDAISTSCNGYFCWGLYYMIGNRKKYGSVQNAMTVWKNYMVSMGFGYKLGIDLPGEKRGLIPNAQFYDKAYNGSWNGLTVISISIGQGEVNLTPLQIANLGATIANRGYYYVPHVVRKVKGEPLDTLYTRRHYTKASRRAYNYVVAGMRSSALKGTCKLLGRYDFEACGKTGTAQNRGHDHSVFMGFAPMNNPKIAIAVYVENGGWGADYGVPIGGLMMEQYLKGKLSPDSERRAAEMQARRIAYGLSSR
- the rodA gene encoding rod shape-determining protein RodA, giving the protein MIDNKQPSVLASLDWWTIGLYLALLIFGWVSVCGASYNYGDNEIFSLGARSGMQIIWIGTSIALGLVILLLDDRFYDTFSYVIYGVLILLLFATIFNPHSIKGSHSWLVLGPLRLQPAEFGKFATALAVAKFMSSYGFSMQNLKHFMAAVGIIVLPMLCIVGQRETGSALVYLSFFLMLYREGMPGAILFTGVSMVAYFVVGVKYENVMMWDTYTSVGKFVVLLLVQIFTAGMVNSYTGDRKQALMILAYSVGITLLFVLFSTYVIPFDIVWIQLFLCAMLIGFLVYQGLRTRFRNYFLISIFSLGSIAFFYSADYVLNHVMEPHQRVRINVLLGLDEDLAGAGYNVHQSEIAIGSGGLQGKGFLNGTQTKLKFVPEQDTDFIFCTVGEEEGFLGSAGVLLLFLALILRLMHLAERQPYKFGRIYGYCVLSVFLFHLFINVGMVLGLTPVIGIPLPFFSYGGSSLWGFTILLFIFLRIDAGRNLVRS
- a CDS encoding gliding motility lipoprotein GldH — translated: MKKTVYFIVLTAIVHILSACSGSTVYDEYAHTPIAGWEKNDTLSFEVSPLLEPGHYKQSLGLRITGAYPFMGLTLIVEQTVYHRNRKIPGECKIDTVNCQLIDKNGVSKGQGISYYQYNFPINIYQMHQGDSIHVAIRHDMKREILPGVSDIGIKISKIQ
- the ricT gene encoding PSP1 domain-containing protein, which translates into the protein MDYKNMKFRMCNGCDRGLCAKGVGRQDRQLNTYDWLADLPGNAESTDLVEVQFKNTRKGYYHNVNNLDLKKGDIVAVEANPGHDIGVVTLTGRLVKLQIKKANLKSQDDIKRIYRIAKQVDLDKCKEAKSREHGTMIQSRQIAKDLGLKMKIGDVEYQGDGNKAIFYYIADERVDFRQLIKVLADTFHVRIEMKQIGARQEAGRIGGTGPCGRELCCATWMKNFISVSTNAARYQDISLNPQKLAGMCAKLKCCLNYEVDSYVEASRKLPPKDAVLQTADGDFHQFKVDILAGLITYSSDKNLASNLETISIERAKAIIEMNRQGEKPLSLLEDGKAKPVAKPVDLLAEADLSRFDKAKKKKKKNNKNKGPRQQEGDNKPQKNENRAQNGDNKPQKNEGKPNNQRRDNRNQGNHPKGDNRQPRNDRRPNKGNKPQNGNKPQGGNKPQGNNAPQE
- a CDS encoding ATP-binding protein, with the protein product MQRNEVIGQQEVWNRLMEMVQENRLPHALMFCGPQGCGKLAMALAFASYLLGDSPMLRKWEHPDLHFTFPTIKTANMGSEHKPVSLDFIKEWRELLLSKGPYIQISDWMLKMGKTDVDYNKQAIITAEETDAISHELMMMSSQGGYKISLIWLPERMNIQSANKILKLLEEPPRQTLFLLVSENPELLLETIRSRTQRIDFKKIETAEMEKALIERRALEPDMAHRIARIANGNWNLALEELDAGNENRQHLDMFIMLMRLAYMRKIGDLKKWTDVIATFGREKQKRMLDYFMHMLRESFMYNFRNPELSYMTQDEENFAKNFARFINEANIIDISNLFEDSKRMISQNANAKIVFFDMALKIIVLLLRK